The Plasmodium yoelii strain 17X genome assembly, chromosome: 8 genome includes a region encoding these proteins:
- a CDS encoding ribosomal RNA methyltransferase, putative: MGKLSKDRRDIYYRKAKENGYRARSSYKLIQINDKFEIFKLFDPNKYNNSDISEIIKKYNDEYCYNVVDLCAAPGSWSQVLKNVCLYNYYNMLYFINKNNNKNSNMNNELDHDDFVKNFSLYINFNDILEKKIDKFLKSNNYPIKEPKLVAVDLQEIGNMNYINIIQGDITKMSTINKILKCMNETEKYIESSVNTKNIYDEENNTLNKENDKIAYAHAVVSDGAPDITGMNDIDEFIQSQLILSSLKVCCSVLKIGGNFISKIFRGEYTGLLIFYLNKFFEKIYVCKPQSSRNKSLESFLVCLNFHLPKSSITSLFINRNEVCYNSQNENELRNIHLELINGKDQDLQNNINDKTCFDDKIDNNLVNSSDSEKENNLNNMKKKKKNLDIFNFYCSDSDEDIKYFNSDEEENFNNYISSNFLSNNKLFSFIATQNYYDSDKSYLLPQNYIRHEPQIMPLQPPYLLSLQNRRKENKKV, from the coding sequence ATGGGAAAACTGAGCAAAGATCGTCGAGACATTTATTACAGGAAAGCAAAAGAAAATGGATATAGAGCTAGAAGCTCttataaattaatacaaataaatgataaatttgagatatttaaattgtttgatccaaataaatataataatagtgatattagtgaaattataaaaaaatataatgatgaaTATTGTTATAATGTAGTTGATTTGTGTGCAGCCCCAGGGAGTTGGTCTCAAGTTCTTAAAAATGTTTgcttatataattattataatatgttatattttataaataaaaataataataaaaatagtaatatgAATAACGAACTAGATCATGATGATTTTGTGAAGAATTTTtcgttatatataaattttaatgatattttggaaaaaaaaattgataaatttttaaaaagtaataattatCCAATAAAAGAGCCTAAACTTGTTGCTGTCGATTTACAAGAAATAGGTAACATgaattacataaatataatacaaggtgatattacaaaaatgtctacaataaataaaattttaaaatgtatGAATGAAACTGAGAAATATATTGAATCTTCTGTTaatactaaaaatatatatgatgaagaaaataacaCATTAAATAaggaaaatgataaaattgcATATGCACATGCAGTTGTAAGTGATGGGGCTCCAGATATAACAGGTATGAATGATATTGATGAATTTATTCAATctcaattaattttatcaagTTTAAAAGTATGTTGTTCAGTTTTAAAAATTGGAGGTAATTTTATTAGTAAAATATTTCGAGGGGAATATACAggattattaatattttatttaaataaattttttgaaaaaatctATGTTTGTAAACCTCAAAGTAGTCGAAATAAAAGTTTAGAATCTTTTCTTGTTTGTTTAAATTTCCATTTACCCAAATCGTCTATTACTTCATTATTCATAAATAGAAATGAGGTTTGTTATAATTcccaaaatgaaaatgaactTCGAAATATTCATTTAGAATTAATTAATGGAAAAGATCAAGATttgcaaaataatataaatgataaaacatGTTTTGATGATAAAATAGATAATAATTTAGTAAATAGTTCAGATAGcgaaaaggaaaataatttaaataatatgaaaaaaaaaaaaaaaaatttagatatttttaatttttattgctCAGATAGTGATgaagatataaaatattttaattctgatgaagaagaaaattttaataattatatttcttcaaattttttatcaaataataaattattttcttttattgcaacacaaaattattatgattcAGACAAATCTTATTTGTtacctcaaaactatatTAGACATGAACCTCAAATTATGCCATTACAACCTCCATATCTTTTATCATTACAAAATAGAAggaaagaaaataaaaaggtaTGA
- a CDS encoding tRNA pseudouridine synthase, putative — MEESIDGTHNFIIFFSYIGIGFNGSAYQKDNNNTVENKLIERLQQLDLISDSNCSFSRVSRTDKGVSARMNALTIRLKIKYPHLSISIIEKIYLKELNKKLKNIQIIHIQCVPNNFDARLNCIQRTYVYFFINKNYNIAKMNEAAKIFLGEHDFSNFCKKRKNNTSFIRTIHKFEIKNIDQNFYYFKIKGTSFLYNQIRHMVAALFLVGKGQLDEQDIKTMLENNSIKNKNYKIADECGLLLYSFKFSDINFNFNVDNKIFLNVMNKYIQTTILVVSLCYPLKIKKPSENFFENINDETKEILQ; from the exons ATGGAAGAAAGCATTGATGGGAcgcataattttataatatttttctcaTATATAGGAATAGGTTTcaat gGATCAGCTTACcaaaaagataataataatacagtaGAAAATAAACTGATAGAAAGATTACAACAATTAGACTTAATTTCAGATTCAAattg tTCATTTTCCCGAGTCTCAAGAACAGATAAAGGTGTTTCTGCTCGGATGAATGCATTAACTATAagattaaaaattaaatatccACATTTATCTATATCAATAATcgagaaaatatatcttaaagagttaaataaaaaattaaaaaatatacaaattattcATATTCAATGTGTTCCAAATAATTTTGATGCTCG CTTAAACTGCATACAGAGAACTTATGTCTACTTTTTtatcaataaaaattataacattgcTAAGATGAATGAGGCCGCAAAAATATTT ttAGGTGAACATgatttttctaatttttgcaaaaaaagaaaaaataatacttccTTTAT aAGAACAATTCATAAATTTGAGATTAAAAACATTGATCAAAACttttactattttaaaataaaaggaacatcatttttatacaaCCAA ATTAGGCATATGGTTGCTGCATTATTTTTAGTTGGGAAAGGTCAGTTGGATGAACAAGATATAAAAACCATGTTGGAAAATAATtctatcaaaaataaaaa TTACAAAATAGCTGATGAATGCGGGCTGCTATTATACTCGTTCAAGTTTAGTgacattaattttaattttaatgttgataataaaatatttttaaatgttatgaataaatatatccaAACAACAATACTTGTAGTTTCTCTTTGTTACccattaaaaattaaaaagccaagtgaaaatttttttgaaaatataaatgatgagACTAAAGAAATTTTACAATAA
- a CDS encoding mitochondrial carrier protein, putative, whose translation MEKYNEYLHEIDCKKLINNKGENIMNENNSKKCNIQNLYLQNELLRKHEIVNYHYQKGSKNGGENIHTFWGNILTNTNLNTFQNIRAYCDNTKNNNVKNNNVKSSNKRDEDIKKSFNILIDKENAINSILSSTYAGIISRTVTAPLDRIKYIMQITNNLTIYEIFDIIKKDGTFCGFFRGNCVNIVKIIPELSIKMYSYEFMKVNVYNYYNKYRKKKNNNNSSSDSSDSSDGDNIEQNLDIPFFIRFLIGSSSGVIAAIFIYPFEIVKTRLIVSNKDGNNGIIKCLYNIYKYEGFRNFYNGLCMHIYGVIFFSGCNMSIYDYLKYKFFEFYKHYIHSNYCMKENGEKNKQNFEKNKQNCEKNKQNCEKNKQNCEQNNKENINSTNFYQLNKFSYNSTNFRNRHEKINQESHCLYCNYRIKNVNCLSFLFFGITSSFIAQIVSYPFLVLRTRMQTMNNEIATNYLNNERKHIKSCSFILYNIRVYGFKSLYRGIYVNLLKTIPATSITWFSYEYAMRKLKSG comes from the exons atggaaaaatataatgaatatttGCATGAAATAGattgtaaaaaattaataaataataaaggcgaaaatataatgaatgaaaataattctaaaaaatgtaatatcCAAAATTTATATCTACAAAATGAGTTATTGAGAAAACATGAAATTGTAAATTATCACTATCAAAAGGGAAGCAAAAATGGTGGGGAAAATATCCATACTTTTTGGGGAAACATCTTAACCAACACTAACCTAAATACATTCCAAAATATAAGAGCATATTgtgataatacaaaaaataataacgttaaaaataataacgtTAAAAGTAGTAATAAAAGAGatgaagatataaaaaaaagctTTAACATATTAATAGATAAAGAAAATGCAATAAATAGCATTTTGAGTTCAACATATGCAGGAATAATATCTCGAACTGTTACTGCCCCTTTAGatagaataaaatatataatgcaaataacaaataatttaacaatttatgaaatatttgacattataaaaaaagatggAACATTTTGTGGATTTTTTAGAGGAAATTGTGTTAACATTGTTAAAATTATTCCTGAACTAtctataaaaatgtattcaTATGAATTTATGAAAGTTAatgtttataattattataataaatatcggaaaaaaaaaaataataacaatagtaGTAGTGATAGTAGTGATAGTAGTGATGGTGATAATATTGAGCAAAATTTAGACATCCCGTTTTTTATCCGATTTTTAATTGGAAGCTCAAGTGGTGTTATAGCAGCCATATTTATATACCCATTTGAAATTGTTAAAACTAGATTAATAGTATCAAACAAAGATGGAAATAATGGAATTATTAAATGcctttataatatttataaatatgaagGGTTTAGGAATTTTTATAATGGCTtatgtatgcatatttatggagttatttttttttcaggaTGTAATATGAGTATATatgattatttaaaatataaattcttTGAATTTTATAAGCATTATATTCATTCAAATTATTGTATGAAGgaaaatggtgaaaaaaataaacaaaattttgaaaagAACAAACAAAATTGTGAAAAGAACAAACAAAATTGTGAAAAGAACAAACAAAATTGTGAACAAAATaacaaagaaaatataaatagtaccaatttttatcaattaaataaattttcatataattcAACAAATTTTAGAAATCGacatgaaaaaataaatcaagaGTCCCATTGTTTATATTGCAATTATcgtataaaaaatgtaaattgtttatcttttcttttttttggaaTTACAAGTTCGTTCATTGCTCAAATAGTGAGTTACCCTTTTCTTGTTTTAAGAACAAGAATGCAAACCATGAATAATGAAATTGcaacaaattatttaaataatgaaaggAAACACATTAAGTCAtgtagttttattttatacaacATTCGCGTTTACGGCTTCAAGTCTCTCTACCGAG GAATTTACGTGAATTTACTGAAAACAATTCCAGCAACTTCCATAACCTGGTTTTCATATGAATATGCAATGAGGAAGCTGAAAAGTGGTTAG